The Hornefia porci genome contains the following window.
CTACTTTCCCGCTGTTCGTCGCCCGGGCGCGGTATGTGATTCTGAAGCTGTCCTTCGGTTGTGCGTCCCGTCGGGTTTCGACCTGGAAATGGTCCAGACCGAAGCTGATACCGCAGGATTTTGTGATATCGCTTCCGTTATAGAGAACTTTGACGGAAGACGGATCATACCGCAGATTATCTGTCATCACGTGATCCATGATGATCACCCGGCGCAGCGGAGTGAGCGCTTTTGTCGTCAGTGTATAGTGAAGATATGCGTTTTTCGAGGTTACAGATTCGCGAACAGCCTTGGAATGAACAATTTTTCTCACGCCGCCGATAAATCCGACCCTGTTTTCGGTTTCTGCCGGTTCGGCATTATCTGCACTGCCGACGGCCCGGTTGATCATTGATGCCTGCGCAGGTATTTTGTCTGCAAAGGTGATGTCATAGGTTACTGTCAGAGTTTCACGAAACGAAAGATCTGTATGAGTCCGGATGAGGCATGTCCCTGCTTTGTGATCCACAGAAATATCGCAGGACGCAGTGATATCCCGGTTTCCCTTTCGCACGCGGACAGAATCCGGGTCACAGGTTCCGAGATTTTTTTGTTTGAAAGCGTCTTTTATGACGATATTTTTCGCCGTCACTCGGTCCCGGGCCTGGGTGAGCTTTATAGTATAGTGCCCTTTTTCTCCGGCTCTGTACAGCGTCTGATCGCTTTTCTTGCTGATGACGAGCAGCGGCGTCTTCGGACGGAAGTTAACGCCTGTTTCGGAGAAATCACCGCCTGAAGGAATCGTATCCTGATCCTTAATCCGAACGCCGTTTGTATTCTCCGTGGCGGGGGTGCGTACAAAATTTCTGAGCTGCTGTGCGGGAAGCTCCGCCTCGTTGACCGTCATGGCGTAAGAGAGATGCAGACCGCCCGTCAGGTTCAGATCCTGATAATCAGTCTGATGCTCGCGTTTCAGATAATTTGCTTTCGATCCGCGGGAATCCGAAGAGGCCGGCTCCTTCCCGTCCCTGTATCCGATGTTGGCGTATTTTCCGAGGAACCGAATCACGAAGCCGCCGTGATTTTCCCGGGGCAGCGTTTCGCCGGAATTTCGAAAACTCTGCGCGGAGGTTTTCAGTTCCTGTCCCGCAACGCGGTCAGCGCCTTCTTTGTAAGGGTACAGCAGATAATCTGTTCCCTTTGTCAGCGCAGTCCCGTCGCCTCCTGTTATCTTCAGCGACTCGGGATCCAGTGTCAGTCCGGGTGTTTCCAGTGTATCCGCCAGAACGAGATTTCTCATGAAGGTTCCGGGATTGATGTTGGTGATGTCTGCGGTGAATTGCACCGTATCCCCTGTCTCATATTCCGTCTTTTCTTGTCCGGCTTTCTTTTCTATGTTCAGCTTTGGACTGTTGATATATACGGAGGTCGAAGCGGAGCGTTCCGGAACGGCATCGGCCGACGCTTTTACCGTATTCTGTACGACGGTTCCGTTCAGCGCGTTTCCCGGGACGGCGCGGAACGTGATAGTGACAGTCTCTCCGAAGCGAAGCTCCGGCGTGGAGAATTCAAAACCGCCGGCGATGGATTTCAGAGAGAATTCCCGGCTGATTCCCGCAGCTTTCAGTGTTTTCGGATCAATTGACATGTTCGCGGGAAGATCGGTATCTCTGACTCTGACACATGTTGCGGACGCCTTTGGATTAGTCTGCCGGATACTGATTTTATATGGGATTTCATCACCGACCTGGAATTCATAGGGCTCTGTGGTTTTGTTCACGGCAAGTCCCGGCTGTCCCTTCTCATTCTGAGGAAAATGTATGCGGACGGATACTTTGTTGGAAAACCTTTCCCGTCCGTCAATGACTGATGAGAATCGGTTGGGAAATTCCGCGGAGGTTTCCGTGGCGTCAAAATGCTTATGACCGCGAAGATCCTCCGCACTGACATCGTGACGGACCGAAGCTTCGATATGCAGCGTGACGGTCTCTCCCGCACCGTTTCCGTAGAGTACCGCATTGTTCACATCCGTGCAGGCTGCGGTGACATTTCTGCCGTCGGTTTCAATCCGAAAAAGACCGCTGAGGTCTTTCCCTTCCCTGCTCTGAATGCGGATTCTGGAAATATCCGTAACAAGGCAGCTGTCAAGTGTGTCTTTGAGGACAAAAGACTTGAAATAGAATCCCTCGTGATACCCTGCCGGAATCTCCTGTGAACAGTTGAATGTAAAGGATTGATGAAGGTCGGGCAGATCCAGATCGGCGACATTCTTTTTCTCACTGCCGCTCACTGTCTTCTGCGGATCCGGAGTTTCGAAACGGATCAGGCTCCAGTCCTGTTCCGGTCCGTAAAATGACCGTGCGCCATTCATCGCACCTTCTTTATAGGTTTTTTTGCCCGCCTTTTCTACAATCTGGTCGGAATGGTACCGGACAGACAAGGCTCTGGTCTTGTATGCGACCGATACTCCGTTTTCCGGATTCGACGTTCCCTTCGCCACGTTGCAGGCGTAATTGGAGAAGAAGTGCCAGCCGTTTTCTTCTTTATAGGAAAGCCTGCTGTCGGAGGGAACGGCGCTTTTCTTTATTCCGTCAGCCCGAAAAGACATCGCCTGTCCCCAGTCGATATCCAGATAGGTGAAATTGGAGGTGATTTCTGCCGGTGTGGACGTCCCCGAGAAATAATAGGAATATTTCATTTCAAGAGTGCCGATATTGAAGGTGTTCAGCCGGGTCATCCCGGCATATGCCTTTTTGCTCAGGGTGAAATACGGGGACAAAGTATTGTTCAGTGGTTTTTTGTGCTTCACATAATCGGCTGAGCGGAGTTCAGCCACAATATCCAGTTTCACATAACCGGCCATCGCACCGGAACGCAGGGCTTTCTCATGCGTCGGCGCGTACCAGTAATAATTGTTGTATTTTACCCGGACTGCGCCCTTATTATTGCCGGAAGTCTTAAGCTTGAACTGCCAGGTTGTTTTAATATCTCCAAGGTTGTCCTTTTCACCGTTGGAATTCCTGTATTCAACGGATTTGCTCAGAGGACTCCCCTTGAGCACCGTGCTGCTGCTGCCCGGTCCGGAAAGAATCCGGAAGGCGTAAATCTCATCACAGCTCAGCGCCTTTTTCGCGCTGTCCCAGGTGGAATAAGCGCCGCCGGCTCTGGCCTGAAACGCTTTGTAACCTGCAGTGCCGCTGAGAGGCTGAGATGTGGCTGCATGGGTGATCGTGACGGAACAAAGGATTATTCCGAGCAGCAGGCAGACCCTGCCTGCCGCGTTTAACATTCTGTTTCTCATCTGATTTCCTTTCCTTCTTTGATTTTTTAGTGTCTGCCCGTTGTTAGTTAAGTCCCCGTCGAACTTAACGGGCGCTGGCAGCTGACAACGTTCTTTTTAGCCGGTGGCTCTCTGGACTGAAACATACGTCTATCTCCTTCCTTTCAGATACAGAAGACTGCAGAGGCTTCCGCATGCAAGGATACAAAGACTGAAATACAGGAAGACGTCGTTTGTGTCTCCTGTGTCTAGAGATTTCTCTTCGACCGCGGAATTTTGAGAACCCTTCGGGGATGCGGCGCGCAGCGTGTTCTCGGGAGAACGGGATGATGACTGCGGCGCGGAGTCCGGATTCGCCGGCGGAGTCTCTTCCGGGGCAGACTCTGTGTCCGGTTCGGTTTTTGCGTCAGCCGGTGACCTGCCGATGTCCGGAACCGCATCCGGTACAGACGGTTTAGCACCGGCGGCGGCAGAGTCCGTGTCCTGTACGGAAGTGTCGCCGCTGTCGATATCGGCGTCTGTACCCAGTGCGGACGGCTCAGCACCGGCGGCAGAGTCCGTGTCCGGCGCAGGTGCCTCACTGCTGTCGATGTCGGCGTCTGTACCCAGTGCGGACGGCTTAGCACCGGCGGCGACGGTGCCTGTGTCCGGTGCAGGTGCCGCGCTGCTGGCGGCGACAGTTTCCTGTTCATCGGGTTCTGCATTTCGGTCCTGCAGTGTTAATTTCGCAGCAGCGGATTTTGTCACTGTGGGAGCGGTCTTCAGAAGACGGTAGATTCTGGCGGATCTGCATTGCCTGAGCCGGCCGATCCAGTCCTCTGCTGTATACCGGTAGGAAACCCCGGTACTGACGGCATGATGCAGGGTCCTGCCGTCGCCGCCGATGATTGCGATATGCTGCCAGACGCCGGTGAAATTTTTCCCGTCGTTGAAGCATATGATGTCGCCGGGACGAATCCCGGATGCATGTTCGGCATAATCCGCGTGGGACGCCAGAGCGCATACGGTACGGGCGTTGACGGCGAGCCAGCTGTTATGGGTCCTGACCACCCCTCCGGCCGGATAGTCGGGAATTCCGTACAGAGTACGCACTGCCCAGCCGGTGTACGTCGTACAGACGAGCTGTCCTTTCCCGCAGCCGTATTTCGTTCCGTTTCGCAGGTTCAGGAGCCGGTCATTTACATCGGCACCCCAGCTCTTTTCGGAGATAACCGCGCCGTGTACCGCGGCTGCGGGAATCAGCGATGTGAATGTCATCAGGATTATGACAGTCAATGTGCCCATTAAAATTTTTCTGATGTTCTGTTTCATTTTCTCCTTCCTCCCAAAAAACATACCAACGAAAAAAACGCCCTCATGGACGTTTTCCCCATACTCTGCGGCGCTTCGCCCCGATTCATGCCGGTTTCCTCTGTACAAAAAATCGCGCGAGCGCCGTATCTGTTGAAACAGCCTGTTCTGTAAAAATCACAAGAAAAAAAGACGGACTGTTTCAACCGTCTTTTTTACATTCTTTTCCATGAACATCATACCACGGATGGCAGAATCTGTCAAACCTAAATTTAAGAACCCTCAGCTGTCTGAAATAAGAAATTCGCGGCTACAGCTGTTCAAGATCCTCCTGGTCCAGGATTTTAATTCCCGCCCGGCTCAGGGCTCTGCGGCCTCCCTCGACGTCACTGACCTTGAGAATGATGTAGGCTTCATCTCTGTGCTTTGTCGTAAAGGCGTAGGTGTACTCTACATTAATCTCGGCGTCCTTCAGCGCGGCAAGGATATTCACCAGGCTGCCCGGCTCGTCCCTGATGGCGATGGCCAGGACGGGCGTAGCTTTGAAGATGTAATCCTCCGCCTTCAGTACCGTGGTCAGCTCGTAGTTGTCATCGACAATCAGGCGCAGGACGCCGTACTCGGAGATCTCTGCAAGGCAGAGGGCTCTCATGTTGATGTCGTTCTTCTTCAGAAGCTCTGTGAATTCGTACAGTGCTCCCGGTCTGTTTTCCAGAAATACGGAAATCTGTTTTACATCCATTCTTTGTACCGCCTTTCGTTAAATGTGACGTTTGTCAATGACACGTTTTGCTTTTCCTTCGCTTCTGGTTATCGTTTTCGGGGCTACCAGCCTGACGTCAACGTAGATGCCGAGCATGGATTTCAGCGCGCCGATCAGCTGCTTCTCGCGTCCCTCCATTTCGGACATGGAGTCTGAGAACATTTCCGGCGTCATCTCCACCTGCAGCTCCAGCCTGTCGCTGTTATTCTCCCGAGTGACGATGATCAGATAGTTCGCCGGATATCCTTCATTCATCAGGACGGTCTCAATCTGGCTCGGGAAGACGTTGACTCCCTTGACGATCAGCATGTCGTCGGTCCTGCCCATCAGACGCGACATCTTGGCCAGCGTTCTGCCGCAGGAGCATTTCTCATGACTGAGAACCGTAATATCCTTTGTTCTGTAACGGATCAGAGGGAACGCGTCTTTGTTGATGCAGGTGAAAACCAGCTCGCCCTTTTCTCCGTCCGGAAGAACCTTTCCTGTTTTCGGATCAATAATTTCCGGAATGAAATTATCCTCGTTGACATGCATTCCGGACTGTTCACTGCACTCGAAGGAAACTCCAGGACCGGAGATTTCGGTTAGACCATAGATGTCATAGGCTTTGATGCCGAGGCTGCTTTCGATGTTGCGGCGCATTTCCTCACTCCACGCCTCCGCGC
Protein-coding sequences here:
- a CDS encoding isopeptide-forming domain-containing fimbrial protein, with the translated sequence MRNRMLNAAGRVCLLLGIILCSVTITHAATSQPLSGTAGYKAFQARAGGAYSTWDSAKKALSCDEIYAFRILSGPGSSSTVLKGSPLSKSVEYRNSNGEKDNLGDIKTTWQFKLKTSGNNKGAVRVKYNNYYWYAPTHEKALRSGAMAGYVKLDIVAELRSADYVKHKKPLNNTLSPYFTLSKKAYAGMTRLNTFNIGTLEMKYSYYFSGTSTPAEITSNFTYLDIDWGQAMSFRADGIKKSAVPSDSRLSYKEENGWHFFSNYACNVAKGTSNPENGVSVAYKTRALSVRYHSDQIVEKAGKKTYKEGAMNGARSFYGPEQDWSLIRFETPDPQKTVSGSEKKNVADLDLPDLHQSFTFNCSQEIPAGYHEGFYFKSFVLKDTLDSCLVTDISRIRIQSREGKDLSGLFRIETDGRNVTAACTDVNNAVLYGNGAGETVTLHIEASVRHDVSAEDLRGHKHFDATETSAEFPNRFSSVIDGRERFSNKVSVRIHFPQNEKGQPGLAVNKTTEPYEFQVGDEIPYKISIRQTNPKASATCVRVRDTDLPANMSIDPKTLKAAGISREFSLKSIAGGFEFSTPELRFGETVTITFRAVPGNALNGTVVQNTVKASADAVPERSASTSVYINSPKLNIEKKAGQEKTEYETGDTVQFTADITNINPGTFMRNLVLADTLETPGLTLDPESLKITGGDGTALTKGTDYLLYPYKEGADRVAGQELKTSAQSFRNSGETLPRENHGGFVIRFLGKYANIGYRDGKEPASSDSRGSKANYLKREHQTDYQDLNLTGGLHLSYAMTVNEAELPAQQLRNFVRTPATENTNGVRIKDQDTIPSGGDFSETGVNFRPKTPLLVISKKSDQTLYRAGEKGHYTIKLTQARDRVTAKNIVIKDAFKQKNLGTCDPDSVRVRKGNRDITASCDISVDHKAGTCLIRTHTDLSFRETLTVTYDITFADKIPAQASMINRAVGSADNAEPAETENRVGFIGGVRKIVHSKAVRESVTSKNAYLHYTLTTKALTPLRRVIIMDHVMTDNLRYDPSSVKVLYNGSDITKSCGISFGLDHFQVETRRDAQPKDSFRITYRARATNSGKVENISAAYAADVDPVKAEANVSPKAAHVPAAVKKNGKTPAPATGDRTTPLLYVTLAVISFGIITCLMALRRN
- a CDS encoding acetolactate synthase is translated as MDVKQISVFLENRPGALYEFTELLKKNDINMRALCLAEISEYGVLRLIVDDNYELTTVLKAEDYIFKATPVLAIAIRDEPGSLVNILAALKDAEINVEYTYAFTTKHRDEAYIILKVSDVEGGRRALSRAGIKILDQEDLEQL
- a CDS encoding phenylacetate--CoA ligase family protein, translated to MENYYQPDIETASRDQMTALQNERLVDTVKRVYKNVEYYRKKMQETGVEPGDIRGIEDLHKLPFLTKDDLRECYPYGLMARPVRDSVRIQSTSGTTGRRVVAFYTQHDIDVWEDCCARAIVAAGGTKDDVCHVSYGFGLFTGGAGLNGGSHRVGCLTLPMSSGNTDRQIQFMTDLGSTILCCTPSYAAYLAESINERGLRDQIRLKAGIFGAEAWSEEMRRNIESSLGIKAYDIYGLTEISGPGVSFECSEQSGMHVNEDNFIPEIIDPKTGKVLPDGEKGELVFTCINKDAFPLIRYRTKDITVLSHEKCSCGRTLAKMSRLMGRTDDMLIVKGVNVFPSQIETVLMNEGYPANYLIIVTRENNSDRLELQVEMTPEMFSDSMSEMEGREKQLIGALKSMLGIYVDVRLVAPKTITRSEGKAKRVIDKRHI